A region from the Pseudomonas sp. KU26590 genome encodes:
- the nagZ gene encoding beta-N-acetylhexosaminidase — protein MQGSLMVDVAGTWLTSEDRQFLRQPEVGGLIIFARNIESPRQIRELCASIRAIRPELLLAVDQEGGRVQRLRQGFVRLPAMRAIAGHPNAESIAEHCGWLMATEVLAVGLDLSFAPVLDLDYQRSAVVGTRSFEGDPERAAVLAGAFIRGMNAAGMAATGKHFPGHGWAEADSHVAIPHDERSLETIRANDLVPFQRLSKHLAAVMPAHVIYPQVDSQPAGFSRRWLQDILRGELGFDGVIFSDDLSMAGAHVVGDAASRIEAALTAGCDMGLVCNDRAAAELALSAAQRLKVLPPAARLHRMRGQGIASTEYRQHPRWLAALTALRAAHLID, from the coding sequence CTGCAAGGCTCCCTGATGGTGGACGTCGCCGGTACCTGGCTGACCTCCGAAGACCGTCAGTTTCTGCGTCAGCCCGAAGTGGGCGGCCTGATCATTTTCGCGCGAAACATCGAGAGCCCACGGCAAATTCGTGAGCTCTGTGCGTCCATTCGTGCCATTCGTCCCGAGTTGCTGCTCGCTGTCGATCAAGAGGGCGGCCGGGTGCAGCGCCTGCGCCAGGGTTTTGTGCGGCTGCCGGCGATGCGCGCCATTGCCGGTCATCCGAATGCAGAAAGCATCGCCGAGCATTGCGGCTGGCTGATGGCAACCGAAGTGTTGGCGGTAGGGCTGGACCTCAGCTTTGCGCCGGTGCTGGATCTGGACTACCAACGCAGTGCGGTCGTCGGCACCCGGTCGTTCGAAGGCGATCCTGAGCGGGCGGCGGTACTGGCGGGCGCGTTCATCCGCGGCATGAATGCGGCAGGCATGGCCGCCACGGGCAAGCATTTTCCCGGGCATGGCTGGGCCGAGGCTGACTCTCATGTGGCCATCCCCCATGACGAGCGCAGTCTGGAAACGATTCGCGCCAACGACCTGGTGCCTTTCCAGCGCTTGAGCAAACACCTGGCAGCGGTCATGCCTGCCCACGTGATCTATCCCCAGGTTGACTCGCAGCCGGCGGGGTTTTCCCGCCGCTGGCTGCAGGACATTCTGCGCGGCGAGCTGGGCTTCGATGGCGTGATCTTCAGCGATGACCTGTCGATGGCAGGCGCCCATGTCGTGGGTGACGCCGCCAGCCGTATCGAGGCGGCGCTTACCGCAGGTTGCGACATGGGATTGGTCTGTAACGACCGCGCTGCGGCCGAGCTGGCCTTGAGCGCGGCCCAGCGCTTGAAGGTTTTGCCTCCTGCGGCGCGGTTGCACAGAATGCGTGGCCAGGGCATTGCGTCCACCGAATACCGCCAGCATCCCCGCTGGCTGGCGGCGCTGACCGCCTTGCGCGCTGCTCATTTGATCGATTAA
- a CDS encoding FadR/GntR family transcriptional regulator, which produces MSSSFHASTVNRLGAWIAQGNVVPGQSLKVEAALGEEFGVSRTVIREAIKTLVAKGLLEVGPKVGTRVLPVRSWNLFDPQVVGWLAAKGLPESFVLDLLDLRRAIEPMAVRWACERATPEQIARIQANYQGLEASVADLGDYNAADQRFHEAVLAASHNQFIEQMLPALGALLAISFEVSSAVPGELGRTLPLHKDLADAIANRDSARGVWACMSLIENAGEVMARSREQPLSRT; this is translated from the coding sequence ATGAGCAGCAGTTTTCACGCGTCGACGGTAAACCGCCTGGGAGCCTGGATTGCTCAAGGGAATGTGGTGCCGGGGCAGTCGCTGAAGGTTGAAGCGGCGTTGGGTGAAGAATTCGGGGTCAGCCGTACGGTGATTCGCGAGGCCATCAAAACACTGGTGGCCAAAGGGTTACTGGAGGTCGGGCCCAAGGTGGGCACGCGGGTATTGCCGGTGCGCAGCTGGAATCTGTTTGACCCACAAGTGGTGGGCTGGCTGGCGGCGAAGGGCCTGCCGGAAAGTTTTGTGCTGGACCTGCTGGATTTGAGACGCGCCATTGAACCGATGGCCGTGCGTTGGGCCTGTGAAAGGGCGACGCCGGAGCAGATTGCCAGGATCCAGGCCAATTATCAGGGGCTTGAGGCCAGTGTGGCGGACCTGGGTGATTACAACGCTGCGGATCAGCGCTTCCATGAAGCGGTGCTCGCGGCGAGCCATAACCAGTTCATTGAGCAGATGCTGCCGGCACTGGGCGCTTTGCTGGCGATCTCGTTTGAAGTGTCATCGGCGGTGCCCGGTGAGCTGGGCAGAACCTTGCCGTTGCACAAGGATCTGGCGGACGCCATCGCCAACCGGGATTCGGCGCGGGGTGTCTGGGCCTGCATGAGTTTGATTGAAAACGCCGGTGAAGTGATGGCCCGTTCTCGGGAACAACCGTTATCGCGCACTTGA
- the lexA gene encoding transcriptional repressor LexA: MIKLTSRQAEILDFIKRCLEDNGYPPTRAEIAQELGFKSPNAAEEHLKALARKGAIEMTPGASRGIRIPGFEAKPDDSGLPIIGRVAAGAPILAQQHIEESLAINPAFFHPSADYLLRVHGMSMKDVGILDGDLLAVHTTREARNGQIVVARIGDEVTVKRFKREGNKVWLLAENADFAPIEVNLKDQDLVIEGLSVGVIRR, encoded by the coding sequence ATGATCAAACTGACGTCACGCCAAGCCGAGATTCTGGACTTCATCAAGCGCTGCCTGGAAGACAACGGCTACCCGCCGACCCGCGCCGAGATCGCTCAGGAGCTGGGCTTCAAATCGCCCAATGCTGCCGAAGAACACTTGAAAGCCCTCGCCCGCAAAGGCGCCATCGAGATGACCCCGGGCGCCTCCCGTGGCATTCGCATCCCCGGCTTCGAAGCCAAACCCGATGACAGCGGCCTGCCCATCATTGGCCGCGTCGCAGCTGGCGCGCCGATCCTGGCCCAGCAGCACATCGAAGAATCTCTCGCAATCAACCCGGCCTTCTTTCACCCAAGCGCGGATTACCTGCTGCGCGTCCACGGGATGAGCATGAAAGACGTCGGAATTCTCGACGGCGACCTGCTGGCCGTCCACACCACCCGCGAAGCACGCAACGGCCAGATCGTTGTGGCGCGAATCGGTGACGAGGTCACGGTCAAACGCTTCAAGCGTGAGGGCAACAAAGTCTGGCTTTTGGCCGAGAACGCCGACTTCGCACCGATCGAAGTGAATCTCAAAGATCAGGATCTTGTGATTGAAGGCTTGAGCGTCGGCGTGATACGCCGATAA
- the sulA gene encoding SOS-induced cell division inhibitor SulA: MQLPQTPQQHAQLPLFEAFMAPGMPMLDVPLLQVPTLAEIAESPWSNEPEVFSELSLRGAAGNCLNLLAPILRELSQDTNDRWLTLVAPPASVTQAWLRDAGLNRERIILMHPRGAQSALELTREALRLGRSHTVVSWINPISGSARQQLAGAARIGDAQSLNIRLG; this comes from the coding sequence ATGCAGCTCCCACAGACACCGCAACAACATGCACAACTGCCGCTGTTCGAAGCATTCATGGCGCCCGGCATGCCAATGCTCGACGTTCCACTGTTGCAGGTCCCGACGCTGGCAGAGATTGCCGAGTCGCCCTGGAGCAACGAACCAGAAGTCTTTAGTGAATTGTCTTTGCGCGGCGCTGCCGGGAACTGCCTCAATCTACTGGCGCCGATCCTGCGCGAGTTGAGCCAGGACACCAATGATCGCTGGCTGACGCTGGTTGCACCCCCCGCCAGTGTGACTCAGGCGTGGCTGCGTGACGCGGGTCTGAACCGGGAACGCATTATTCTGATGCACCCGCGTGGGGCTCAGAGTGCGCTGGAACTGACCCGTGAAGCGTTGCGCCTGGGTCGCAGCCATACGGTGGTCAGCTGGATCAATCCAATCTCAGGCAGTGCGCGCCAGCAACTGGCAGGCGCAGCACGTATCGGCGATGCGCAGAGCCTCAACATCCGGCTGGGCTGA
- a CDS encoding TetR/AcrR family transcriptional regulator, whose translation MAQSETVERILDAAEQLFAEKGFAETSLRLITSKASVNLAAVNYHFGSKKALIQAVFSRFLGPFCVSLDRELERRQAKPETKPTLEELLEILVEQALVVQPRSNNDLSIFMRLLGLAFSQSQGHLRRYLEDMYGKVFRRYMLLVNEAAPRIPPIELFWRVHFMLGAAAFSMSGIKALRAIAETDFGVNTSIEQVMRLMVPFLAAGMRAETGVTDNAMLTAQLRPRTKTSAPLPAKV comes from the coding sequence ATGGCTCAGTCGGAAACAGTTGAACGAATTCTCGATGCAGCGGAGCAGCTGTTCGCCGAGAAGGGTTTTGCCGAAACCTCGTTGCGGCTGATCACCAGCAAGGCGTCAGTCAATCTGGCAGCGGTGAACTACCACTTCGGTTCCAAGAAGGCCCTCATCCAGGCGGTATTTTCCCGCTTCCTCGGGCCGTTCTGCGTCAGTCTCGACCGCGAGCTGGAGCGCCGCCAGGCCAAGCCTGAAACAAAACCGACCCTTGAAGAGTTGCTCGAAATCCTCGTCGAGCAGGCGTTGGTCGTGCAGCCGCGCAGCAACAATGACCTGTCCATCTTCATGCGCCTGCTGGGCCTGGCGTTCAGCCAGAGCCAGGGCCACTTGCGGCGTTATCTCGAAGACATGTACGGCAAGGTGTTCCGCCGTTACATGCTGCTGGTCAACGAAGCGGCGCCGCGCATTCCCCCCATCGAGCTGTTCTGGCGGGTCCACTTCATGCTGGGCGCTGCGGCCTTCAGCATGTCCGGCATCAAGGCGTTGCGTGCTATCGCTGAGACCGATTTTGGCGTCAATACGTCGATCGAGCAGGTCATGCGCCTGATGGTGCCGTTCCTGGCGGCCGGCATGCGCGCCGAAACGGGCGTCACCGACAACGCCATGCTCACCGCGCAACTTCGGCCTCGGACCAAAACCTCGGCACCGTTGCCCGCCAAGGTCTAA
- a CDS encoding DUF6555 family protein: MAQYKHFRIDYLLHGSYKSFYISAEVMDNASAWHWASVDAGFGQIPKYRSDRVPKVTKPKAEQLGLTDVEWAES; the protein is encoded by the coding sequence GTGGCACAGTACAAGCACTTCAGAATCGATTACCTGCTGCACGGGAGCTACAAAAGCTTCTACATCAGCGCCGAAGTCATGGATAACGCATCCGCCTGGCACTGGGCTTCGGTGGATGCCGGGTTTGGTCAGATTCCCAAATACCGGTCGGACCGAGTCCCGAAAGTGACCAAGCCCAAAGCCGAGCAACTGGGTTTGACCGACGTCGAGTGGGCCGAGTCCTGA
- a CDS encoding S-methyl-5'-thioinosine phosphorylase, giving the protein MTVYAIIGGTGLTQLEGLTIRQSLAVNTPYGAPSGEIQLGEYAGREVMFLARHGHPHRFPPHKVNYRANIWALKQAGAEAILAVNAVGGIHPDMGTGHFCVPHDLVDYTSGREHTFFADDLEHVTHIDFSFPYSAPLRARLIAALAAEGCAHSDFGVYACTQGPRLESVAEITRLERDGCDIVGMTGMPEAALARELELEYACLALVVNPAAGKSAAVITMAEIEQALHDGIGKVKATLARVLSAA; this is encoded by the coding sequence ATGACTGTTTACGCGATTATCGGCGGCACCGGCCTGACCCAGCTCGAAGGGCTGACGATACGTCAGTCCCTGGCCGTGAATACCCCTTATGGCGCGCCGTCCGGCGAGATCCAGCTCGGCGAATACGCCGGCCGCGAGGTGATGTTTCTGGCTCGTCACGGGCACCCGCACCGCTTTCCGCCGCACAAGGTCAACTACCGCGCCAACATCTGGGCGCTGAAGCAGGCCGGGGCCGAAGCGATTCTGGCGGTCAACGCCGTGGGCGGGATTCACCCTGACATGGGCACCGGTCATTTCTGCGTGCCCCATGATTTGGTGGACTACACCAGCGGTCGCGAGCACACGTTCTTTGCCGATGACCTGGAGCACGTGACCCACATCGACTTCAGCTTCCCCTACAGCGCGCCATTGCGGGCTCGACTGATTGCAGCGCTGGCGGCCGAGGGGTGCGCCCACAGCGATTTCGGCGTCTATGCCTGCACCCAAGGACCGCGGCTGGAATCCGTGGCCGAGATTACGCGGCTGGAGCGTGACGGCTGCGACATCGTCGGCATGACCGGTATGCCGGAAGCCGCTCTGGCGCGTGAACTCGAACTGGAATATGCCTGCCTGGCGCTGGTGGTGAATCCGGCCGCCGGCAAGTCGGCGGCGGTGATCACGATGGCGGAAATCGAGCAGGCTTTGCACGATGGAATCGGCAAGGTCAAGGCGACATTGGCTCGAGTGCTCAGCGCCGCGTGA
- the topA gene encoding type I DNA topoisomerase, with translation MGKSLVIVESPAKAKTINKYLGNQYVVKSSIGHIRDLPTSGSASASKEPAAKRGKAVAEAPVLSPKEKAKRQLVARMGVDPEHGWKAKYEILPGKEKVIDELRRLAKDADTIYLATDLDREGEAIAWHLREAIGGDDSRYKRVVFNEITKKAIQEAFSKPGELDIDRVNAQQARRFLDRVVGYMVSPLLWQKIARGLSAGRVQSVAVKLVVEREREIRAFNPEEYWEIHADLGTAKGANVRFEVAREKGEAFKPLNEATAMAALEKLKASAYSISKREDKPTSSKPSAPFITSTLQQAASNRLGYGVKKTMMMAQRLYEAGYITYMRTDSTNLSADAVAMARTYIETEFGKKYLPESPIVYSSKEGAQEAHEAIRPSDVNTHPSKLTGMERDAERLYELIWRQFVACQMPPAQYLSTTVSVAAGDFELRAKGRILKFDGYTRVLPQMSKPGDDDVLPDMAQGDKLKLIKIDPSQHFTKPPARYSEASLVKEMEKRGIGRPSTYAAIISTIQDRGYVALHNRRFYSEKMGDIVTERLSESFSNLMDYGFTAGMEENLDDVAHGQRDWKNVLDEFYGDFKKKLEVAEAPDSGMRANQPVMTDIPCKVCGRPMQIRTASTGVFLGCSGYSLPPKERCKATVNLTPGDEIADDDEGESESRVLRGKHRCPICSTAMDAYLLDEKHKLHICGNNPDCSGYEIEEGTYRIKGYEGPSVECDKCGGEMQLKTGRFGKFFGCTNCKNTRKLLKSGEAAPPKMDPVKMPELKCDKVDDTYILRDGASGLFLAASQFPKNRETRAPLVMEIAPHKDEIDPKYHFLCDAPKKDPDGRPAVIRYSRKSKEQYVQTEVEGKPTGWRAFYDGGKWKVEDKR, from the coding sequence ATGGGCAAATCGCTGGTCATTGTGGAATCCCCGGCTAAGGCCAAGACCATCAACAAGTACCTGGGCAACCAGTACGTGGTGAAGTCGAGTATCGGCCATATCCGAGACCTGCCCACCAGCGGTTCGGCTAGCGCCTCCAAAGAGCCTGCTGCCAAACGCGGCAAGGCCGTGGCCGAAGCGCCCGTGCTGTCGCCCAAGGAAAAGGCCAAGCGCCAGCTCGTGGCGCGGATGGGTGTCGATCCGGAGCACGGCTGGAAGGCCAAGTACGAAATCCTTCCCGGCAAAGAGAAGGTGATCGACGAGCTGCGCCGCCTGGCCAAAGACGCCGACACCATCTATCTCGCGACGGACTTGGACCGCGAAGGGGAGGCCATTGCCTGGCACCTGCGCGAAGCCATCGGCGGCGACGATTCGCGCTACAAGCGTGTGGTCTTCAACGAGATCACCAAGAAAGCCATTCAGGAAGCCTTCTCCAAACCGGGCGAGCTCGACATCGACCGCGTGAATGCCCAGCAGGCCCGCCGTTTCCTCGACCGCGTCGTCGGTTACATGGTGTCGCCGCTGCTGTGGCAGAAGATCGCCCGCGGTCTGTCGGCCGGCCGTGTGCAGTCCGTGGCCGTGAAGCTGGTGGTGGAGCGCGAGCGTGAAATCCGTGCGTTCAACCCGGAAGAGTACTGGGAGATCCACGCGGACCTCGGCACCGCCAAAGGCGCCAACGTTCGCTTTGAAGTCGCCCGTGAAAAAGGCGAAGCCTTCAAACCGCTGAACGAAGCGACCGCCATGGCGGCGCTGGAGAAGCTCAAGGCCTCGGCCTACAGCATCAGCAAGCGTGAAGACAAGCCGACCAGCAGCAAACCGTCGGCGCCCTTCATCACTTCCACGCTGCAACAGGCCGCGAGCAACCGCCTGGGCTACGGCGTGAAGAAAACCATGATGATGGCCCAGCGTCTGTACGAAGCCGGTTACATCACCTACATGCGTACGGACTCGACCAACCTGTCGGCTGACGCAGTGGCCATGGCCCGCACCTACATCGAAACCGAGTTCGGCAAGAAGTACCTGCCGGAATCGCCGATCGTCTACAGCAGCAAGGAAGGCGCGCAAGAGGCTCACGAAGCGATTCGTCCTTCCGATGTCAACACGCACCCAAGCAAGCTGACGGGGATGGAGCGTGACGCCGAGCGTCTGTACGAGCTGATCTGGCGCCAGTTCGTGGCCTGCCAGATGCCGCCTGCGCAATACCTGTCGACCACCGTGAGCGTCGCGGCTGGCGATTTCGAGCTGCGCGCCAAGGGCCGCATCCTCAAGTTCGACGGCTACACCCGCGTGTTGCCACAAATGAGCAAGCCGGGCGATGACGACGTACTGCCGGACATGGCACAGGGCGACAAGCTGAAGCTGATCAAGATCGATCCAAGCCAGCATTTCACCAAGCCGCCTGCGCGTTATTCGGAAGCGAGCCTGGTCAAGGAAATGGAAAAACGCGGCATCGGTCGTCCATCGACCTACGCCGCGATCATCTCGACCATCCAGGACCGTGGTTATGTGGCCCTGCACAACCGTCGTTTCTATTCGGAAAAGATGGGCGACATCGTCACCGAGCGTCTGTCCGAAAGCTTCTCGAACCTGATGGACTACGGCTTTACCGCCGGCATGGAAGAGAACCTCGACGACGTGGCCCACGGCCAACGCGACTGGAAGAACGTTCTTGACGAGTTCTACGGCGACTTCAAAAAGAAACTCGAAGTGGCCGAAGCGCCTGACAGCGGCATGCGCGCCAACCAGCCGGTGATGACGGACATCCCGTGCAAGGTCTGCGGTCGCCCGATGCAGATTCGTACCGCGTCCACCGGCGTGTTCCTCGGCTGCTCGGGCTACAGCCTGCCGCCGAAAGAGCGCTGCAAGGCCACGGTCAACCTCACGCCGGGCGACGAAATCGCCGACGACGATGAGGGTGAGTCCGAATCCCGTGTATTGCGTGGCAAGCACCGTTGCCCGATCTGCAGCACTGCGATGGATGCGTACCTGCTGGATGAGAAGCACAAGCTGCACATCTGCGGCAACAACCCGGACTGCTCGGGTTACGAGATCGAAGAGGGCACCTACCGCATCAAGGGCTACGAAGGCCCGAGCGTCGAGTGCGACAAGTGCGGCGGCGAAATGCAGCTCAAGACGGGCCGTTTCGGCAAGTTCTTCGGCTGCACCAACTGCAAGAACACCCGCAAGCTGCTGAAGAGCGGTGAAGCGGCGCCGCCGAAGATGGACCCGGTGAAGATGCCGGAGCTCAAGTGCGACAAGGTTGATGACACCTACATCCTGCGTGATGGTGCTTCGGGGTTGTTCCTGGCGGCCAGCCAGTTCCCGAAAAACCGCGAGACCCGTGCACCGCTGGTGATGGAGATCGCGCCGCACAAGGACGAGATCGATCCGAAGTATCACTTCCTGTGTGACGCGCCGAAGAAAGACCCCGACGGTCGTCCGGCGGTGATCCGGTACAGCCGCAAGTCCAAGGAGCAATACGTGCAGACCGAAGTGGAAGGTAAGCCTACCGGCTGGCGTGCGTTCTACGACGGCGGCAAGTGGAAGGTCGAGGACAAGCGTTAA
- a CDS encoding SMP-30/gluconolactonase/LRE family protein, with amino-acid sequence MKWLPVCDQRFKLAEGPFWDPAHQALYWVDIAGFRALRLHAGRLSHWQFNEPVSAFIPTTKGDALVTLASGVHRLDLDSASHQPVISLLCAADPVAGNRANEARCDRQGRLWLGTMQNNLDEEGGDLPIERRSGGLYRVDGDGSVAALLNGQGIVNTLVWPETDSAVLTADTLDGVIYRYPINDDHSLGDREVWAHEHSRGAPDGSAMDEDGFVWNARWGGGCLIRFAPDGSVDRIVELPVSHPTSCVFGGPDMSTLFVTSARPAEGALELDGSVIQMEIGVKGMASHRFAG; translated from the coding sequence ATGAAATGGCTGCCGGTCTGCGACCAGCGTTTCAAATTGGCCGAAGGGCCGTTCTGGGACCCTGCCCACCAGGCGTTGTACTGGGTTGATATCGCTGGCTTCCGCGCGCTGCGCCTTCACGCCGGCAGGCTGTCCCACTGGCAGTTCAACGAGCCGGTTTCCGCCTTCATACCCACCACGAAAGGTGACGCGCTGGTCACCCTCGCCAGCGGCGTCCATCGTCTGGACCTCGATTCCGCGTCCCATCAACCTGTTATTTCTCTACTGTGTGCCGCCGATCCCGTGGCGGGCAACCGTGCCAACGAAGCCCGTTGCGACCGGCAGGGTCGGCTGTGGCTGGGGACCATGCAGAACAACCTTGACGAGGAGGGCGGCGACCTGCCGATCGAGCGCCGCTCGGGCGGGCTGTACCGCGTCGACGGCGATGGCTCGGTCGCGGCTTTGCTGAACGGGCAGGGCATCGTCAACACCCTGGTCTGGCCGGAAACCGATTCCGCCGTGCTTACCGCCGACACCCTGGACGGCGTGATCTATCGCTACCCGATCAACGACGATCACTCGTTGGGCGACCGCGAAGTCTGGGCCCATGAGCATTCCCGCGGCGCACCCGATGGTTCGGCGATGGACGAAGACGGTTTTGTCTGGAATGCCCGCTGGGGTGGCGGTTGCCTGATCCGCTTCGCCCCCGATGGCAGCGTTGATCGAATCGTCGAACTGCCGGTCAGTCACCCGACCAGCTGCGTGTTCGGCGGGCCGGACATGAGCACTTTGTTTGTGACCAGCGCGCGGCCTGCAGAGGGCGCGCTGGAGCTGGATGGGTCCGTAATTCAGATGGAAATCGGCGTCAAGGGTATGGCCTCGCACCGCTTTGCGGGGTGA
- a CDS encoding aldose epimerase family protein, which translates to MRKTLIPALGLSLMAAALQVHAAGLSTEHGAFGKLADGTPVEKYTLRNSQGMQATVITYGGTLQSLLVPDKHGKAEDVVLGFDDVDGYVNGTAFFGATIGRFGNRLAGGKFSLDGKSYQVPLNDKTNSLHGGPKGFDKQIWKAQEVKDKGSVGVKLTYVSVDGEMGFPGTLKTEVTYSLNDKNELRIQYHATTDKPTVLNLTNHSYFNLAGAGNGDILDQVAVVHAAHYTPVNETLIPTGELPPVAGTPFDFLKPVAFGKRIREDNAQLKFAEATQGGYDHNWVLDTKGKLSNLAADVVDPKSGRRLQLFTTEPGVQLYTGNFLDGTVKGKGGKIYPHWGAFTLETQHYPDSPNQPAFPSTRLDPGKAYTQTTVFKFLNK; encoded by the coding sequence ATGAGAAAGACGCTTATACCTGCCCTGGGCCTGTCGCTGATGGCCGCCGCCCTGCAAGTGCACGCTGCCGGACTGTCCACCGAACACGGCGCGTTCGGCAAACTCGCCGATGGCACCCCGGTCGAGAAATACACCCTGCGCAATAGCCAGGGCATGCAGGCTACCGTGATCACCTACGGCGGCACGCTGCAGTCGCTGCTGGTGCCGGACAAGCACGGCAAGGCTGAGGACGTGGTCCTGGGCTTCGATGATGTGGACGGTTACGTCAATGGCACCGCATTTTTCGGCGCCACCATCGGCCGCTTCGGCAATCGCCTGGCAGGCGGCAAGTTCTCTCTGGATGGCAAGAGCTATCAGGTGCCGCTGAACGACAAGACCAACTCACTGCATGGCGGCCCGAAAGGCTTCGACAAACAGATCTGGAAGGCTCAGGAGGTCAAGGACAAAGGCTCGGTCGGGGTCAAGCTGACCTACGTTTCGGTCGATGGCGAGATGGGCTTCCCCGGTACGCTGAAAACCGAGGTCACCTACAGCCTGAACGACAAGAACGAGTTGCGCATTCAGTACCACGCGACGACGGACAAACCGACCGTCCTCAACCTCACCAACCACAGCTACTTCAACCTGGCCGGCGCTGGCAACGGTGACATCCTTGACCAGGTGGCCGTAGTGCACGCCGCACACTACACGCCGGTCAACGAGACGCTGATCCCGACAGGTGAGCTGCCGCCAGTGGCCGGCACACCCTTTGACTTCCTCAAGCCTGTCGCCTTCGGCAAGCGCATCCGTGAAGACAACGCACAGCTGAAGTTTGCAGAAGCGACTCAAGGCGGCTACGACCACAACTGGGTGCTCGACACCAAGGGCAAGCTGTCGAATCTGGCGGCGGATGTGGTCGATCCTAAGTCGGGTCGCCGTTTGCAGCTGTTTACCACCGAGCCTGGCGTTCAGCTGTACACGGGCAACTTCCTAGACGGCACTGTCAAAGGCAAGGGCGGCAAGATCTACCCGCACTGGGGCGCATTCACGCTGGAGACCCAGCACTACCCGGACTCGCCTAACCAGCCAGCCTTCCCTTCCACGCGCCTGGACCCAGGCAAGGCCTACACCCAGACCACTGTGTTCAAATTCCTGAACAAGTGA